AGCCAAGCCAACTCGCCGGTTTGCAACTGGAATTTGACGATGCAAAATACAACGAATTACTGTTTCGCTATCGCGCCCGCAACTGGCCAGAAAGCTTAAGTCACCAAGAGCTTGAAAAGTGGCGAAAATACTGCCAAGGCAAACTCATGCATGGCGAAGATAACCCGTCAATTGATGCCAATGAGTTTATGTTAAGCCTAGAGAATTTAGCGCACGAACATGAAAGCGATGAGAAAAAAATGGCAATATTAAAAGCCTTGTACCATTACGCTCAAAGCTTGTAGCAAAACAAATGGCTAAGCGTATTTCATGCAGCTTATACGACTACTTTGAAATTGTGTGTATGCGCAATAGCGAAGTAGTTGTATCGCTAAAAAATAAACAACAATTCAGTGGCATCGCAAAAGCTCTTATTCATGAAAATGGCACTGAATTTCTCTCTCTTATGCAAAGCGACCAAACCCTAGTAAACATTAATCTCACCGATGTCGCCATCTTGAGTGCCTGCAATAACGCCATAGAACACCATAACTTCAGTGTTTCATTAATATAGTCGCTACTTTCATGCTATTTTTTTGGTTTCGATCACGCCTTTAACTTGCTAATAAAAACAACCGTTAGCTGCTTGAAAAATAGACAACTTGTTCTAAATTTAATATGCCTGCATATCGTTTATCAACAAGGAAGTGCGCATGTTAGACAACCTTTCTTTCAAAAAAGCCATTATCGCAATATCCGTTGTTTCATGTTTGTTTATTTTTTTACTCATAGGTTTTTCTATCCAGGAAGATATAGACAACATAGACAGTGCAAAAGGCGATCAATTACTGCTTGAATTGGCTCTGAAAGCCGACAACGTTGCGCATAACTTCGCAGTAGAAAGAGGCCTGTCAGCGGGCTTTATTGCCGGTGGCGCAGCAAGTCAATTTACGAAAGTAACAGCGCAACGCAAAAAAGCCGACAACGCATTGCAAGCGCTAAAAAATGCCGATATGAACACCCTCTCTGGTGAAGCAATACTGTTGAGAACACGGCTTGAAAACTACATTGCTAACCGCACAGCTATTCGCCAACAAGTAGATAACCGAAACGGTAAAGAGGCCTTTAATTTTTACTCAGAAGTTAATTTAATGGCCCTTGATTTAGTAAAAGCCATTACTGTTTCAATTGATGATTCACAAACTCGCGCGCAGTTTATGCAGGTTTACTTTTATTCACACCTAAAAGAGCATTTAGGGCAAGTAAGGGGAAAACTCAACGGAATTTTATCGGCAAAAAAATTCAATTCAACACAAGCACAAGAGGTATCAAGTTACATCGCCAATATTCGACGTTTTAAATTGCTGCTGTCGGATAGCTCAGAGCAATCGCGTTTTTTCAAAGATCCCAGTATTGCCAAATATAACGACTATATTAATAACACCATTAATGATGTCTTTTTAAATCAAAAACCAACAAGTTCATGGCCAGAAGCAAGCGCATGGTTTGCCACAACGACCCAATATATTAATCAAATTAAACAACGCGCTACTGAATTTACCACTGAGATAAATACGCAAAAGCATGCAACGATTAACGGCTATTACCAAGGTTTAACTGGCAAACTTGTGGCATTATTAGTGATTGCCAGTGTCATCGTATGGGCAAATATTCGCGTAATAAAAGGCCTTACTTCAAAAATAAACCATATTAAAGAAACCTTATCGTATGTGTCGGATTCTGGCGATTTAACCATTCGATTAAACGATCAATCTCATGACGAACTCGGTTCCATTAGTCGAGATATTGATAAGTTGCTCAATTCACAAAAGGATTTGGTTGGTCACTTGTCGAACGCTCTGCATATTATGAGTGGCAGCATTGACAAAATATCTGATGTCAGTCGCCATGTTATTGATCAAATTGTTAAAAACGATGGTGCACTGCAGAATATCGCCAGCTCAACCGAGCAGCTTTTTCAAACCACGCTAGGTATTAAAAATGAGATGAACGAGTCGATGGATAGCACCTCGCAGCTTGACGATGTGTCAAAGCATACCCGCTCCATCACCGAGC
This region of Pseudoalteromonas spongiae UST010723-006 genomic DNA includes:
- a CDS encoding Rho-binding antiterminator, which translates into the protein MAKRISCSLYDYFEIVCMRNSEVVVSLKNKQQFSGIAKALIHENGTEFLSLMQSDQTLVNINLTDVAILSACNNAIEHHNFSVSLI
- a CDS encoding methyl-accepting chemotaxis protein, with the protein product MLDNLSFKKAIIAISVVSCLFIFLLIGFSIQEDIDNIDSAKGDQLLLELALKADNVAHNFAVERGLSAGFIAGGAASQFTKVTAQRKKADNALQALKNADMNTLSGEAILLRTRLENYIANRTAIRQQVDNRNGKEAFNFYSEVNLMALDLVKAITVSIDDSQTRAQFMQVYFYSHLKEHLGQVRGKLNGILSAKKFNSTQAQEVSSYIANIRRFKLLLSDSSEQSRFFKDPSIAKYNDYINNTINDVFLNQKPTSSWPEASAWFATTTQYINQIKQRATEFTTEINTQKHATINGYYQGLTGKLVALLVIASVIVWANIRVIKGLTSKINHIKETLSYVSDSGDLTIRLNDQSHDELGSISRDIDKLLNSQKDLVGHLSNALHIMSGSIDKISDVSRHVIDQIVKNDGALQNIASSTEQLFQTTLGIKNEMNESMDSTSQLDDVSKHTRSITEQSKGSLDTLIELNENAFNSTESLHHKSQSIVSILESINSIAEQTNLLALNAAIEAARAGEQGRGFAVVADEVRQLAIRSKDATSEISGVLELVKNDAEELKSLMENIHESSKFTSTNSNSSLENINTLYNQISNIQARLKSVSVSTEEQSEAASHITQQVSVISEESNSITSDMEQLNELIKGLTQSNQQLKSSITHYKTA